In a single window of the Leptospira sanjuanensis genome:
- a CDS encoding ATP-dependent Clp protease proteolytic subunit, producing MPETEKITEVFEELTGSKISKNFLDHRKIFLWGPVTDESSKDLVGKLLYLEMKDPGKPITFYINSPGGVVTSGMTVFDTIKMISSPVHTVCMGMAASMGSVLLAAGKKGERSIWPNGKVMIHQPSIGGQIVAPATDLKIHAEEILKTKAKLNQILADACGHPVSKLEEDTDRDYYMDAEEAIKYGIVDKLATKIEFN from the coding sequence ATGCCAGAAACGGAAAAAATCACGGAAGTATTCGAAGAACTCACAGGAAGTAAAATCTCCAAAAATTTCCTCGACCACAGAAAGATTTTTCTCTGGGGTCCGGTAACCGACGAATCGTCCAAGGACCTTGTCGGAAAACTTCTCTACCTGGAAATGAAAGATCCGGGTAAACCGATCACGTTTTATATCAATAGCCCCGGCGGTGTCGTAACTTCCGGAATGACCGTATTCGATACGATCAAGATGATTTCTTCTCCGGTTCACACAGTATGTATGGGAATGGCCGCATCCATGGGATCGGTTCTTCTCGCTGCGGGAAAAAAAGGAGAACGTTCCATTTGGCCGAACGGAAAAGTGATGATTCACCAACCGAGCATCGGCGGACAAATCGTCGCTCCCGCGACCGATCTGAAAATCCACGCGGAAGAAATTCTCAAGACGAAAGCGAAGTTGAATCAAATTCTCGCGGACGCTTGCGGACATCCCGTTTCCAAATTGGAAGAAGATACGGATCGCGACTACTACATGGACGCGGAAGAAGCGATCAAATACGGAATCGTGGATAAACTCGCGACCAAGATCGAATTCAACTAA
- a CDS encoding septum formation initiator family protein yields the protein MTSLSTKVFWFSCFLAGLFYFIVLGESGIVVRSQLEETLASLQLDVERLAYENRQLEEKQKILKNDQAALEREARRFYLLSENAHIVKFREISNSSELKPILASRLNAFRPGKQFPVPPIHFIRIFYAIFASFTCIGVFIKMRKKKLDFTNY from the coding sequence ATGACTTCTCTTTCGACAAAAGTCTTTTGGTTCTCTTGTTTTCTCGCAGGATTGTTTTACTTCATCGTCCTGGGAGAATCCGGAATCGTCGTGCGATCCCAACTCGAAGAAACGCTCGCGTCCTTGCAGTTGGACGTGGAAAGGCTTGCCTATGAGAATAGACAGTTGGAAGAGAAGCAGAAGATTTTAAAAAACGATCAAGCCGCTCTTGAACGGGAAGCGCGCCGTTTTTATCTTCTGAGTGAAAACGCTCATATCGTAAAATTTCGGGAAATCTCGAACTCAAGCGAACTCAAACCGATCTTGGCTTCCCGGCTCAACGCGTTTCGTCCCGGGAAACAATTTCCGGTTCCGCCCATCCATTTTATTCGGATTTTCTACGCAATCTTCGCTAGTTTTACTTGTATTGGAGTTTTCATAAAAATGAGGAAGAAGAAACTGGACTTTACCAACTACTAA